The Helianthus annuus cultivar XRQ/B chromosome 16, HanXRQr2.0-SUNRISE, whole genome shotgun sequence genome includes a window with the following:
- the LOC110916670 gene encoding uncharacterized protein LOC110916670, whose protein sequence is MASDGCIGRKRDRESDERMRERERERERERETGDVKGKPSAPARGRKTSKWRRTAAADSFLCRERERERRKKEMPVSSSGELRWRQTGAPPSAVTMVVVFVVFQFCSVGSKIRDVFGSDSSYVWEPGLISGRLKRVVQITGSGRQAVTLHSGVSRVWFNPVRKHQVGGSVKPGQIQSCSGQASARSRFGSCSSVASYYYVSLDFI, encoded by the exons ATGGCGTCGGATGGTTGTATCGGACGAAAGAGAGACAGAGAAAGTGACGAgagaatgagagagagagagagagagagagagagagaaagagagaccGGAGATGTAAAGGGGAAGCCGTCGGCTCCGGCGCGTGGGAGGAAGACGAGCAAGTGGAGGAGAACGGCGGCAGCGGACTCGTTTCTgtgcagagagagagagagagagagacggaaAAAGGAGATGCCGGTGTCGAGCTCCGGTGAGCTGCGGTGGCGGCAGACGGGGGCGCCGCCGTCTGCAGTGACGATGGTGGTGGTTTTTGTTGTATTTCAGTTTTGCTCAGTCGGTTCAAAGATTCGAGATGTGTTTGGCTCGGATTCGAGTTATGTTTGGGAACCGGGTCTCATTTCGGGTCGGCTCAAAAGAGTAGTTCAGATTACAGGTTCTGGCCGACAAGCAGTGACGTTACACTCCGG GGTCAGCCGGGTTTGGTTCAACCCGGTTCGGAAGCATCAGGTCGGCGGCTCAGTCAAACCGGGTCAGATTCAGAGTTGTTCGGGTCAAGCTTCGGCTCGGTCTCGATTCGGGTCTTGCAGTTCGGTAGCGAGTTATTATTACGTTAGTTTAGATTTTATTTAG